From a region of the Candidatus Brocadiaceae bacterium genome:
- a CDS encoding TolC family protein yields the protein MLRSRALSMSRAWSRLLAFRRIRAVGWCALCLLAVWPAGCAYRGEMRGSLHSRRSEAYRRWQSVRNGEEESKPHLTGALSLQDALKVAIAYNKSLQVTVQERLVAAGMVTEAYAGAMPTLSATAAYVRLEEVPAPGQVNNYSTGLEIRQPLFRGGAVLAGIRTAQWNALLADEQVRGAVQSVIYDAAKAYCDVLLAQHLYEVNRDAVESARAHLRDVEIKRQQGVVSDFGVLRAQVDVSNFEAAMIQQRNRVHVARTELLRSMGASQQSEVTLSDVLTYTRLKPVAEEAVRLAYRNRPDLYQAELGILMQQEAVRIAQGRYWPMVDAWFRQEWARPDPVVPARDRWGGLWTAGLSASWTLFDGFGREGRIAQEQARLRQRELQLADAEERVLEQLQQAVLSVQDAEEFVESQRMNLSRASEAVRLAEVEYRQGIAEAVTVTEARAALTRAQGYYYEAVYSHTLARLNLQRAMGILGPRSDDSTAPEDTEFRPGRIAEFSPDDASAADEVQEVSQ from the coding sequence ATGCTGAGATCGAGAGCGCTGTCCATGAGCAGGGCGTGGAGCAGGCTGTTGGCGTTCCGGCGGATTCGGGCCGTCGGATGGTGCGCGCTGTGTCTGCTGGCGGTCTGGCCGGCCGGGTGCGCATACCGGGGCGAGATGCGGGGCAGCCTGCACTCGCGCCGCAGCGAGGCGTATCGCCGGTGGCAGAGCGTGCGCAACGGCGAGGAGGAATCGAAGCCGCACCTGACGGGGGCGCTCAGCCTGCAAGACGCCCTGAAGGTGGCGATCGCCTACAACAAGTCCCTCCAGGTCACCGTGCAGGAGCGCCTGGTGGCCGCGGGCATGGTCACCGAGGCGTATGCGGGCGCCATGCCGACGCTGTCGGCCACGGCGGCCTACGTCCGCCTGGAGGAGGTGCCGGCTCCCGGGCAGGTGAACAACTACTCGACGGGGCTCGAGATCCGCCAGCCGCTCTTCCGGGGCGGCGCCGTGCTGGCGGGCATCCGCACGGCGCAGTGGAACGCGTTGCTGGCCGACGAGCAGGTGCGCGGCGCCGTCCAGTCGGTGATCTACGACGCGGCGAAGGCCTACTGCGATGTGCTGCTGGCCCAGCATCTCTACGAGGTGAACCGCGACGCCGTCGAGTCGGCCAGGGCCCATCTGCGCGACGTGGAGATCAAGCGCCAGCAGGGCGTCGTGTCGGACTTCGGCGTGCTGCGCGCCCAGGTGGACGTATCGAACTTCGAGGCGGCCATGATCCAGCAGCGCAACCGCGTGCACGTGGCCCGGACGGAGCTTCTGCGCAGCATGGGCGCCTCGCAGCAGAGCGAGGTGACCCTCTCGGACGTGCTGACCTACACCCGGTTGAAGCCCGTCGCGGAGGAGGCCGTGCGCCTGGCCTACCGGAACCGCCCGGACCTGTATCAGGCCGAGTTGGGCATCCTGATGCAGCAGGAGGCCGTGCGGATCGCACAGGGCCGGTACTGGCCCATGGTGGACGCCTGGTTCCGCCAGGAATGGGCGCGTCCCGACCCGGTCGTGCCCGCGCGCGACCGCTGGGGCGGCCTCTGGACGGCGGGGCTCTCGGCGAGCTGGACGCTCTTCGACGGGTTCGGGCGCGAGGGGCGCATCGCCCAGGAGCAAGCCCGGCTGCGGCAGCGGGAGCTGCAACTGGCCGACGCCGAAGAGCGGGTGCTGGAGCAGTTGCAGCAGGCCGTTCTCAGCGTGCAGGACGCCGAGGAGTTTGTCGAGTCCCAGCGCATGAACCTGAGCCGCGCGAGCGAGGCCGTGCGCCTGGCCGAGGTGGAATACCGCCAGGGCATCGCCGAGGCGGTGACCGTCACCGAGGCCCGGGCGGCGCTGACCCGCGCGCAGGGCTATTACTACGAGGCCGTCTACAGCCACACACTGGCGCGGCTGAACCTGCAGCGCGCCATGGGCATACTGGGTCCGCGTTCGGACGATTCGACGGCGCCGGAGGACACGGAGTTCCGCCCGGGCCGGATCGCGGAGTTCTCACCGGATGACGCGTCTGCCGCCGACGAGGTTCAAGAGGTTTCGCAATGA
- a CDS encoding efflux RND transporter periplasmic adaptor subunit — MKKILKVVGWVVALAVILFGGWKGMRLVGEREAAAKEAPAAAGETGPPQVAVRTVSLGSVSVSVWVTGEVGALQSVEIVPKVAGRLERLRRSDGAPIEEGVEVGPGETVAVIEHEHLAAAVRTAEAALEVARAVHEAARVNAADALREKARWEELRRGGSGTQQQLDQAVTAYARAEAQVRQAEAQIVQAQAVLEQARVAVADATVAAPFAGVVLRKHVDEGAFVGPGTPLFRLADISEVEITGGVAGRHYAGLRTGETRAVVEVDAYPGEVFEGTVSRLRPELDSVTRTVAVTIRVPNAERKLKPGMYARTRLALDERVAVPVLPDTAIVTHGDRREVFVVNDGEVHVREVETGLQEGPLSEVVRGVRAGDRVVVRGQQLLRDGMTVVPVEVEDGR; from the coding sequence ATGAAGAAGATACTGAAGGTCGTTGGATGGGTTGTCGCACTGGCCGTCATCCTGTTCGGCGGATGGAAGGGCATGCGCCTTGTCGGGGAGCGGGAGGCGGCCGCGAAGGAGGCGCCGGCGGCGGCCGGGGAGACCGGCCCGCCGCAGGTGGCCGTCCGGACCGTGTCGCTCGGATCGGTCTCCGTGAGCGTCTGGGTCACGGGCGAGGTCGGCGCTCTGCAGAGCGTGGAGATCGTGCCGAAGGTCGCCGGTCGGCTGGAGCGTCTGAGGCGTTCGGACGGCGCGCCGATCGAGGAGGGCGTCGAGGTGGGGCCGGGGGAGACGGTGGCGGTCATCGAGCATGAGCACCTCGCAGCGGCGGTGCGGACGGCCGAGGCGGCGCTGGAGGTGGCCCGGGCGGTACACGAGGCCGCCCGCGTGAACGCCGCCGACGCCCTGCGCGAGAAGGCGCGCTGGGAGGAACTGCGCCGGGGCGGGTCAGGAACGCAGCAGCAGCTTGACCAGGCCGTGACCGCGTATGCGCGAGCCGAGGCGCAGGTCAGGCAGGCGGAGGCGCAGATCGTCCAGGCGCAGGCGGTGCTGGAGCAGGCCCGGGTGGCGGTGGCCGACGCGACCGTTGCGGCCCCCTTCGCCGGGGTGGTCCTTCGCAAGCACGTGGACGAAGGCGCGTTCGTCGGCCCCGGGACGCCGCTGTTCCGTCTGGCGGACATCTCCGAGGTGGAGATCACCGGCGGGGTTGCCGGCCGCCATTACGCCGGACTGCGCACCGGCGAGACGCGCGCCGTTGTCGAGGTTGACGCCTATCCGGGCGAGGTGTTCGAGGGCACGGTCAGCCGGCTGCGTCCGGAACTGGACTCCGTCACGCGCACGGTCGCGGTGACCATCCGGGTGCCGAATGCCGAACGCAAGCTCAAGCCCGGCATGTACGCCCGCACGCGATTGGCGCTGGACGAACGCGTGGCCGTGCCCGTCCTGCCCGACACCGCCATCGTGACCCACGGCGACCGGCGCGAGGTCTTCGTAGTCAACGACGGCGAGGTCCACGTGCGTGAGGTGGAGACGGGCCTGCAGGAGGGCCCCCTCAGCGAGGTCGTGCGCGGCGTGCGCGCGGGCGATCGCGTCGTGGTGCGCGGGCAGCAGTTGCTCAGGGACGGCATGACCGTGGTGCCGGTCGAGGTGGAGGACGGTCGATGA